The Elusimicrobiota bacterium sequence GGGCAGTCAGCGGCGCTTTCTGCAGGGGTTGGGTTTGCTAAGTATGAAATAGTTGTGACACTCGACGCTGACCTCCAGAACGATCCTCGAGATATACCGTTACTCCTTGAAAAACTTGAGTACGGGTATGATCTTGTGTCAGGCTGGAGGAAAAAACGTTATGACCCGTTTCTTACGCGTAAGTTACCCTCGGTGATCGCTAATATTATTATCCGTATGGTTACCGGTGTTAAACTCCACGATTTCGGGTGTACCCTTAAAGCTTACCGCAAAAAGTTTTTGGTTAATATAAAAATTTATGGCGAAATGCACAGGTTATTGCCAGCATACCTCTCGGCGTATGGCGCAAAGATTACTGAAGTAGTGGTCAACCATCGTTCCCGGGAGTATGGTAAGTCAAAGTACGGCCTTACCCGTACGTTCAAAGTTTTGCTTGACCTGTTAACCACAAAGTTTATGCTTGGATACTCGTCAAAACCATCCTATATCCTTGGCGGATGGGGGTTATTCCTGTGTATATCAGGTTGTATCTGCGGGGCAGTAGTGTTAGTGAATAAGTTTATGTATAACATATACGCTTATAAACAACCGTTATTATGGCTTGCGATGTTTCTCGGGATAATCGGGACACAGTTTATTGCGTTCGGCCTGCTTGCGGAACTTGTAGTGAGGATGTATTATTCATCTGAGAATAAGAATTCGTATATGATAGACACCATTATCTCAAATAATGATGCTAATCTTCAGTTTGACTTCGGGAAAACTGTTGAAGTTAAGATGTAACCCGCAAAATATTATAACTCGATTGTATTGCCTTCAGTTGCGGCGTAACACAGTACCCCAGATTTTTTTGCCTGGTAACCCGCCAATATTTTATCGAGTTCAGCGTCAGTGCGTTCCGGGTCATGGTGGAAGAAATATAAACTCTTTACCTTAGCATCTACTGCCAGCTGGTATGCTTGTTCAAACGATGAGTGCCCCCAGCCATGCTTATTTTTTAGTTCAGCGGTGGTGAAGTTTGAATCGTGGATAAGGACGTCAACGCCGTTACAAAAACTGGTAATATTGTCATACTTTTTTGGTAATTTGTCCGGGATAAGTTCGTTGTCCGTAAGGAAAACAAGTTTTTTGCCGTTATGTTCGAACTTAAACCCCTGGCATCCGCCGGGATGGGTTGCCGTGATCGCTGACATTGATGCTTTCCCGCTGCCAATTGTTTCCGGGCAAGCATCAATAAAATTAATTTTTGCTTTAAGGTCACGGAAGTCGATCGGGAAGTACCGGAATTCCATCTGGTTTGTCAAAATATCTTTTAACCGTTTATGCGAAACTTTGCAGCTATAAATATCTATTACAACATTAGGGTCGTATGCCGGTGCAAAAAAGGGAAATCCCTGGACATGATCCCAGTGCGAGTGTGTGATCAGCAGGACGATATGTTTGACTTCCTGTTTCTGGAGAAGGATGCCAAGTTTACGGATGCCTGTACCGGAATCAATTATTAGATGTTCATCGTTTATATGTAAGTTTAAACACGTAGTGTTTCCGCCGTACCGCGCAGTATCTGCTCCCGGTGTGGGTATTGACCCGCGGACGCCCCAGAATTTTAGGTGCATAAAGTTGTGTCCCTCTTCCTTTCATGTCACACAAAAATGTACGTTTAAATTGATAAAACAATTATAAAATATATTATATCATAAAAATATTGGGGAGGTTTGAGTGAAAACAATGAGGGTGTCTATGAATCACCTTTGAAGGTTCGATTCCCCTTACCTCCACTTTTTATTCCGTCGTGAACAATTCCTGGTTTTGACTTACCGTAAACATTTAGTAGAATATTCTTATCTGATATTAGTGAATCTACGAAATGTGGGGTAGGATGATGAATGCGAATAATTTGGTTAGAAATTTTACTCTCCGCGGTGTTCAAGTAATGTTTGACGATGATTTAGCAAAGCTCTATGGCGTTAATGTTAAACGGTTAAATGAGCAAGTAAAAAGGAATATTAATAGATTCCCAAAAGAGTTTATGTTTCAGCTTACTGAAGAAGAATACAACAATTTGAGGCCACAATTTGCAGCTTTAAGTTTAAGGTCGCAAAATGCGACCTTAAACAATAAGCGTGGTCAACATAGGAAATATTTACCGTTTGCATTTACTGAACAAGGTGTTTCTATGCTTTCCGCTGTTTTAAACAGTGATACTGCGGTTAAAGTGAGTATTAAGATGTGAGTTTACATCCAAAATTGACCCAGTTTTGAATCGAATTTGACCCAGGGGCATGTATTACTATAGCGTCGGCTGGTTCAAATACAGGTTGGGTCAATATTCAATGCAATTTCACATACTAAGAAAGGGATTTGTGCTTATGAACTATTTTACTTATAGATATTTATTATTTAAGCTGAATAAGCAGAAAGATAAACTTAATCGATCATTTAATGAATTATCCAATAAAAATCCAAATAATGATACCAATGAATACCAGAACAAATTGGCTGACTTAGGTTATGAAGATAATTGTTTACAAGAAGATATTGCTCTTCTAAAAACCCGATATCTTAGAGATCTTGCGAGTAAACTATCTTTACCTATTCCAGATTGGAAAGAAAACGAAATGTGGGAACAAGATGGTCAGCAGGGGCGCTATTATTTAACAAATAAGGGTATAACATATTTACGTGATTCGATTAGAAAAGAACAAAAGGAAAGTAAGGAAATAATTTTTCAGTGGGTAGCTTTTATCGTGGGAACAATAATAGGATTACTTGGAGCAATTACTGGTTTGGTTGCAGTGTATAAAAAGTAGTATAATATTCCCGTGAGCAAATACAAGCGTTCTAAAATACTTATGTTGTCAGTTTCTCTTGAATACGAATAAAAAGCCTATTTTATAAATAATAATAATAAAAATGGTATTTATTATAGTTTTCATTCGAGAAGAGGACTGTTTAGGGTGGCAATTATTTTTGTAGAATTATGATAAAGGGGACATTATGAAAAAACTATGTATAGTATTGATTGTTTTAATACTATGTTCTGCAACTTATTTTACTACAGGTTTTTTCGTGGTTCAGCCTATTGGAGCCATACCCGATGGAGCAACAATATGGTATTGGCGATATGATACAAACATACCATTTATTTCCTTGGTAGACGGGATTCTTTTAAGAGAAACGGGCTCAATTAATCTTTTAGGTAGGGCTATTGGATTAGCAGCAGTAAGCAAAAAATTGGAAGATAAAGTAATTGTGCGATTACCATACTGCAAATTGGCATATCTTGTCTCTACACGTGGTGCAGAATTTGATAAATAATATTTTGAAAAAGAAGTAGAGATTAAAGACGGCGTAGAGGTAGTCATGAAAAACGGTATGAAAGCGTTGAAAGGCGTATGCCCGGACTGCGGAACAAAAGTTTTTAGAATCATTGGGAAGAAATAAATACTATTGATTTTTTTCGAACCAATGAGATATATTTTTATATAATTTAATGAAAAGCAAGAATATTAGTGAAAATTTTATTTAGAGGATAAATGAAGGATTTCGAATAATACATGTTAGTCATGAGAGGACAGAATGATTAATTTCATCATTTTCAATGTCATTCTTTTATTTGCCGGTTTACTAGCTTTATTTATCTTATCCATTGGTGTTATGGCATGCATAGCACCAATGGCACTGTTTGCGAAATCAGAGAATCCGCCAAAGATAGTCACGCTTCCTCTTTTGGGTATTGCAGGTGCTTATCAGATTTACTTTTGGTGCTTCTGGTCAGCTTTTTGTGTCGCAATGACGTTCAAATTTACTCAAAAACCCGAAGTAACATGGGATTGGTTGTATTGGATTACAGGATTTATGTGGTGCATCTCATTGATTAGTTGGCTGGCTTATAAGGAGGAGCAGAGCAGTAAGTCTCCTAAAGAGTCACATGGAATTGAAAAAGGAACAATACTCTATTCGTTTATTGCTATTATAGCCTTTTTGGCCTTCGCTTTTTTCCCCTCGCTCATTTTACCACCCTATGGCTGGGCATTGAAGGTGTTTGGATTGCACGGGTATGTTGGTGCTAAAAATGCCAGCAATAAAACAAACACTACTTCTAATTTGCCAGAGCAGTTTGTAGATGATAGGATAACTTTTGCACAGGTAAAGCAACTTTTTAACGACGCAATGGATTTAACCAAGCCACCCGATAATTCTTGTAGACCTTTTGATATGCCCAAAGAACAAGAAGTTCAATTACGCGCTAAGCTTAATGAAGGTATAAGTTTGAGTAAAAAAATTGATGATAGCTTTCTTGATTATTTAAATGCTGATTTGAAAAATAATTTCCATAATAAATATGTAAGAGGTTATGAA is a genomic window containing:
- a CDS encoding glycosyltransferase family 2 protein; the encoded protein is MAISVVVPVYNEVQSVVTLNDEIVNVLNSIKQEYEIIYIDDGSTDSSYDSLKKIAAVNHRVKVIKFTRNFGQSAALSAGVGFAKYEIVVTLDADLQNDPRDIPLLLEKLEYGYDLVSGWRKKRYDPFLTRKLPSVIANIIIRMVTGVKLHDFGCTLKAYRKKFLVNIKIYGEMHRLLPAYLSAYGAKITEVVVNHRSREYGKSKYGLTRTFKVLLDLLTTKFMLGYSSKPSYILGGWGLFLCISGCICGAVVLVNKFMYNIYAYKQPLLWLAMFLGIIGTQFIAFGLLAELVVRMYYSSENKNSYMIDTIISNNDANLQFDFGKTVEVKM
- a CDS encoding MBL fold metallo-hydrolase is translated as MHLKFWGVRGSIPTPGADTARYGGNTTCLNLHINDEHLIIDSGTGIRKLGILLQKQEVKHIVLLITHSHWDHVQGFPFFAPAYDPNVVIDIYSCKVSHKRLKDILTNQMEFRYFPIDFRDLKAKINFIDACPETIGSGKASMSAITATHPGGCQGFKFEHNGKKLVFLTDNELIPDKLPKKYDNITSFCNGVDVLIHDSNFTTAELKNKHGWGHSSFEQAYQLAVDAKVKSLYFFHHDPERTDAELDKILAGYQAKKSGVLCYAATEGNTIEL
- a CDS encoding ORF6N domain-containing protein: MNANNLVRNFTLRGVQVMFDDDLAKLYGVNVKRLNEQVKRNINRFPKEFMFQLTEEEYNNLRPQFAALSLRSQNATLNNKRGQHRKYLPFAFTEQGVSMLSAVLNSDTAVKVSIKM
- a CDS encoding DUF5679 domain-containing protein — translated: MKDGVEVVMKNGMKALKGVCPDCGTKVFRIIGKK